Below is a genomic region from Pseudomonadota bacterium.
CCATAAGTAAAAAGAACAGGTAAAAAAAGCCCTTTTTTTCGGTATAGTAAAACCAGAAGAAAGATAAAAGGCTGCCGGCGACAAAGACCGAAAAGATCATGTCAACCTGAAGGTACCTTGCCTGCCAGTAATACAGAGGTGCACTCAAGAGGATGAGTGAGGAAAACATGGCGTTTTTGCTATCAAAGAACTTCCATGTGGTGAGAAGAAAAAATATCACTCCGGCGATGGCAAAGACGGCAGTAGAGAATCGCATGGAAACTTCATCTTTTGTAAAGGATAAGATGTTTTTAGATGCATAGGTGATATAGTAGAATAATGGTGGTTTCTCGCCGTAGGGCGTTCCATTGAGATGGGGTACGGTAAAGTCGTCTTTCAGCTCTGTTACGATTTCTGCGAAGTCGCCCTCATCGGGTGCCCAGAAGTCTCTTACCCCAAGATTACAAAGAAACAAAGAGACACACAATATGCATATAACAGGTAGTAATATTTTCATTTAACAATCTGATTTTGCTACATGGTTTTTAATAATCTGTTCAAGCCTTGTAAAGGCATCTTTTATGCTTCCGGTGTTGAGAATATATTCATCGGCTAATGCTACAGGTGTGGCAGTACCATATGCAATTTCCCGCATATCGCGTTCTTCAAAGGCATCGGGAGAATCATCCGGCCTTCCTCTTGAGGTTATCCGGTTTAATCTCAAAGACTTTGGTGCAAGGAAAGCAACCACAATACACGTTGCCTTTCTGCGGATCAATTCAATTTCAGGCCACGATCGCATCCCTTCAAGAAAAACAAGGGGGTTCTTTGTGTCAACGGCCAACAACAAAGCCTTTCTTGTAACGCCCATGCCGTCAATACCTCTTAATTCTGTGGAAACCCCTGCCGTATTTTCTGCATTTGGTTCAAGACCCCGTTTTTTGACCTCTCCCCTCACTACATCTCCCGTCGCATAGTAGGGGATGTTTTTTGAATCAGCATATATGCGTGCGATATTTTTGCCGGAAGCAGGCATTCCAACGATAACGAAGATTGTCATTGTTCCCCCTTTTACCAGCTATCAGATGCATTAAAAAAAAGAAGGGTAGACTATAAGCCGGGTCTTGTTTCCCGCCTGTGGCGGGATGGCAATCATTTCTCTCGGATTCAGGTTATCCTGAACCTCATGCGGCCTACCCGAGTTAAAGGATGGGCAATCCTCGCTGCCGGTTATGACAGCCCCCTTTTTGGCCTTGCATCGGATGGGGTTTGCCAAGCTGCTTAGTCGCCTAAGCACTGGTGAGCTCTTGCCTCGCCTTTTCACCCTTACCTTGCCGGGGCTGAAGCCCCGGAGTTTATAGTTTCAAAAAACCCATAACTCTCGCCGAAGGCGAGCAGGGCGGTGTCTTTTCTGTGGCACTTTCCTTAGGGTTTTCCCCAGTCCCCGTTAGGGACCATCCTGCCCTTCGATGCCCGGACTTTCCTCCCCGTTGAACGGGGCGATTACCCGTCTACCCTTTTTTATTTACTCCATTTTTTGCAAGTTTATCAGCTAATCTATTTTCTGTTCTCGGTATATATTGTATGTCAAAATTATTGAAATGTTTAATAATGGTTTTTGCCTTTTTAACATATTTGCTTAATTGGTGATTTTTTACTTTATACTTCCCCTGTATCTGATACGCCACGAGTTGAGAGTCTGTATAAATGAACAGGTCATGGACAGATGCTTCTTCTGCTTTTTGTAATGCAACGATGAGGGCTGAATACTCGGCCATATTATTTGTCATATGTCCAAGGTAAATGCTTTCATTGAGTATTTCATTTCCCTTTTCATCAAATGCAATAATACCTGCCCCGGCCTCCCCTGGATTACCGGAAGATGCCCCATCAATGTATATATGCCATGCCATTATTGTTCTTCAAATTCTTCTTGAAAATAGAATATCCTGTTGCAGCTCGGACAGAGTATAAGTTGTCTGTTTTTTGTGGCCTCGATAAAAAGCTGCGGAGGAATGTTCATAAAACAGCCAAGACAGACACCGTTTTTAAGATTTACAACAGCAGTTCCTGCTCTCTTTTCGATAAGGGTTCTGTAAGTAGCTTTCAAATTCTTGCTTACAATACTCAGTAAATTGTCCCTTTCTTCTTTGAGTTTCCTCACATCTTTGTCTATGGTCTCAACCTCTTTTAACAATTTGTTCTTTTTCTGCTCAAACTCTTTTTCACTCTTTTTTAATTGTGCAGATAAATGTTCAAAATCTTTTTTGAGTTCTTCAACCTTTTCCATCAAAATCAATATATCTTCTTCTGTTTTGTCATTTGTCGCTTTTGCCGTTTCAATTTCTTTAAGTAAGGCTTGGTACTCTTTGTTCGTCTTAACCTCATAAAGCTTGGATTCATGCTTTTTTATCTTCTCTTTATCAATATCGAGCTCTTTTTCTTTTTTTCGTCTTTCCTTTTCCAGTTCATCTATAATTTCTTTTTCTTTTAATATTTTGCTTTTCAGTTCCTCGATTTCTTGATCCATTGCTTCAATCATCATTGGAGCTGAAACCAACTTTTTTTCCTTTTCAATTATCTGTGTATCTAACTGTTGTGCTTCATGGATAGTTTTTAATTCGTGCTCCAATTCAGTCCCTCCAAAAATTTAAAGGGGGGTGAACCATTTGGAACACCCCCCTCAATAAATGTTATTTCATTTTTTAATATATTCATATAAAAAATATCTTTTTGGGCCCACCTGGGCTCGAACCAGGGGCCTACCGGTTATGAGCCGGTGGCTCTTCCAACTGAGCTATGGGCCCATTTTTTATAGAATAACCGATACCGTTATTCTTTGTCAAGGGCATGGAAGATTAGTGTATAAAAATTAAATATTTTCCTTTGAATTTTCGTTAATTATCTATAAAATGTTTTCAGCAAATATCCTCGAAAAAAATCTTTAAGGAGGGGCATTGTATGGAAGCTTCAAAAGTAACCAAGGAAGAACTCATTGAGAAGGCAAAAAAACCGGCACAGGATGCAATGAAGATGCATCCCTTCTACAAAGGGAAGATTGAGATTGTGCCAAAATGTGTTATCAGGGACATTAAAGACTTTGCCATATGGTACACGCCCGGGGTTGCAGAGCCGTGTATGGACATTTATAGGGATCCCGAAAAAGTTTTTCAACACACCAATAAAGCCAATATGGTCGGCATTGTTACGGATGGGACAAGGGTGCTTGGCTTAGGCGATATAGGTCCTATGGCAGCGCTTCCTGTCATGGAAGGCAAGGCGCTTCTCTTTAAATATCTTGGCGGAGTGGATGCATTTCCTATTTGCCTTGATACAAAAGACCCCGATGAAATAATCAGAACAGTTAAGATAATATCCCCGACGTTTGGTGGAATAAACCTTGAAGATATCGCGAACCCGAAATGTTTTTACATCCTTGACAGGTTAAGGGCCGAGGCCTCCATCCCCGTCTGGCATGATGACCAGCAGGGAACTGCCGCAGTCACCCTGGCAGGCCTCATTAACGCCTTGAAGGTGGTGAAAAAGAGAATTGAGGATGTGAAGATCACCATGATCGGTATAGGCGCAGCCAATGTATGTATAACGAAGATGATCATAAAGGCAGGAGCGGACCCGAAGAAGTTTCTCGTTGTTGACAGTAAGGGCATACTCAGCAGGAAAAGGGATGATATAAAGCCAACCCATAAAGAAAAACTTGAATTCTGTCAGATAACCAACGCTGAAAACAGGGATGGCGACATGGAAGAAGCGATAAAAGGGCAGGATGTGGTGATTGCCCTTTCAAAACCGGGGCCTGATACGATCAAAAAGGAATGGATAAGTCAAATGGCAGATGATGGTATAGTGTTTGTCTGTGCAAACCCCATACCCGAGATATGGCCATGGGAAGCAAAAGAGGCAGGCGCCAGGGTAGTTGCCACCGGCAGAAGTGATTTCCCGAATCAGGTAAACAACTCTGTAGGATTCCCTGCGATTTTCAGGGGCACCCTCGATGTGATGGCGCGAACCATTACAGATGAGATGTGCATTGCTGCAGCCTACGAACTTGCAAAATGTGCAGAAGATAAAGGATTGCGTGAAGATTATCTTCTCCCTACTATGGATGAATGGGAAATATTCCCGCGGGAGGCTGTTGCCGTCGCAAAGAAGGCAATGGAACAGGGTGTTGCACGTTTGAAATTCACTGAGAAAGAACTTTTTCAGATGGCAGAGACTAAGATAAAAAGGGCCAGGGATGAAGTGGGTCTGCTTATGGATAAGGGCATTATTGAGGCATACGTAGAATAACAATGAAGAGTGAAGAATTGATTTCAATATGGGGTGAATTATGAGAGAAATCCATGTAGATAAAATAGTTTCTGCTATAGAGAAACTATTTATTGATGCAAACTACAACCTCTCCGACAACGTTTTAGATGCATTGAGTAAGGCAGCAGAGAGAGAAGGATCTCCTGTCGGCAAAGAGGTTATCAAAGAGTTGATTGTCAATGCGAATCTTGCCAGGGAAGAGCACATACCTATTTGCCAGGATACCGGGCTTGCAGTAACGTTTATGGAAATTGGTCAGGATGCTCATATTGTTGGCGGGTCACTGGTTGATGCCGTTGCTGAGGGGGTAAGGAGAGGATACAAAGATGGATATTTGAGGAAGTCCTGTTGTGATCCTCTTACAAGGAAAAATACAGGTGATAATACGCCGCCTATTGTTCATACAAAAATTGTTCCGGGGGATAAAATAAAGATTGTAGCTTTACCAAAGGGCGGTGGAAGCGAGAATTATGGGGAAGCAAGAATGCTTGTTCCTTCTCAGGGCAAAGATGGCGTAAAATCATTTGTACTTGATATGGTAAACAAAGGTGGGCCTAATCCGTGTCCGCCAATTATTGTTGGTGTAGGAATAGGGGGCAATTTCGAAACCTCCGCCCTTTTATCAAAAGAAGCCTTAATGGTTCCCCTCGGCAAAAGAAGCAATGATCCTGTTATTGCTGCCATTGAACTGGAACTCCTTGATGAAATAAACAAAACAGGTATTGGCCCGCAAGGTTATGGTGGCACCGTCACCGCACTGGATGTGCATATTAAAATGATGCCATGCCACATAGCTTCGCTCCCTGTAGCTGTGAATATACAGTGTCATGCGCACAGGATTAAGGAAGTAATTATATAGCGTAGAGCGTAGAGATAAACCCTCTGCTATTAGCTATCCGCTAAAAATGAGGTGAAAGAATGGAAATTAAAAAAATTACAACTCCACTGGAAGATAGTGTTATTGAAGGGTTAAAGGCTGGCGAGAAAGTGTTTTTAAGCGGGTATATATATACCGCAAGGGATACTGCTCACAAAAGATTTATCGATGCTTTAGAAAAAGGTGAGAAACTTCCTCTTGATATAAAAGGACAGATTATTTATTATTGTGGGCCATCACCGGCTCCTCCCGGCAAAGTCATAGGAGCATGTGGACCAACAACAAGTTCAAGGATGGATACGTACGCCCCGAGGTTACTTTCCCTGGGTCTGAAAGGTATGATAGGCAAAGGGAAAAGGTCTCAACCGGTAAAAGATGCCATAAAACAGTATAAATCCATATACTTTGGCGCAACCGGCGGAGCAGGCGCTCTTCTTTCAAAAAGCGTGGTATCTTCAGAAATCATAGCTTATGAGGAACTTGGACCTGAGGCAGTAAGAAAACTTGAGGTGAAAGATTTACCGTTATTTGTGATAAATGATATACATGGAAATGATTTGTATGAAGCAGGTATACAACGTTATAAGAAATAGGCCTCCATATTTTATTTTGACATTTTAAGACAAATATTTTAAAAGAAAAAAATCATAAGGGGTCAGGATGGGAGAAATACGCATTGGTGTAGTTGGTGTTGGTAATTGTGCGAGTTCCCTGATACAGGGGCTTAATTACTACTCAAAAAAGAAGGATGAAGTAATTGGCCTCATGCACTATGAGATATGTGGTTACAGACCTGAGGATCTAAAGATTGTAGCCGCCTTTGATATTGATAAGAGAAAAGTCGGAAGCCCCATCGAAGAGGCAATATTCGCAAATCCAAACTGCACAAAGACAATTGAAAAAGACATTCCCAAATCAAATGTATTTGTTTCCATGGGCCACGCCTTAGATGGTATTTCTCCGCATATGAAAGACTATCCTGAAAACAGGACGTTTGTCTTATCTGATAAGAAACCGGAAGATGTGGTTTCGGTGCTCAGGGAAAAAAATGTAGAAATCCTTATCAACTATTTACCGGTTGGCTCTGAGGAAGCGGCTCGCTTTTATGCCCGGTGTTGCCTTGAAAGCGGGGCAAGTCTTGTAAACTGTATCCCTGTTTTTATTGCTTCAGATAAGGACTGGGTTAAGAAATTTGAAGAGAAGAAAATACCTATTGTAGGTGATGATGTTAAATCTCAGATAGGCGCCACGATTGTTCACAGGGCACTTGTAAAATTATTTGATGACAGAGGGGTTAAAATAGACAGGACGTACCAGCTCAATACTGGCGGGAATACTGATTTTTTAAATATGCTCAACAGAGACAGGCTTGTTTCAAAAAAGATTTCCAAGACTGAAGCAGTCCAATCGTCGTTAAGTATACCTATTTCATCAGAGAATATTCATATAGGGCCTTCTGATTATGTCCCCTGGCAGAATGACAATAAGGTATGCTTCATAAGAATCGAAGGCAGGATTTTTGGAGACATACCAATAAACCTGGAACTCAGACTTTCCGTAGAAGATTCGCCAAATAGCGCCGGTTGTATGATAGACGCTATACGATGCTGCAAAGTTGCAAGAGATAGAAAGGTCGGAGGAGTGCTGGAATCCATATCGGCCTATACAATGAAGCACCCCCTTAACCAATTCCCCGATAATGAGGCCAGGGAGATGGTGGAGGCATTCATAAAAGGCGAAAGGGAAAGATAGGCATCGCATGTGATTAGTGCAAAGATAGGCCATGCCCTTGACCCTGTATTCCTTAAAATTTACTCTCTATTCTTTAAAAACAAAGTTATAAACCCCAACGTTTTTACTATAGCGGGAATGGTCTTTGCGATCATCTCATCTTTCTGCATAGCCTTCGGTTTTCTGCTGTTTGGCGCCATCTTCCTCCTTGTTTCAGGGTTTTTCGATCTTATGGACGGAGCTCTGGCAAGAAATACCGGCAACGTCACAATATTCGGAGCTTTTCTTGATTCTGTTCTTGACCGGTATTCAGACCTTTTCATTATGTTTGGTTTGTTTATTTTTTTTGCAATGCAGGGCGATACCCTCTATGCCATTCTGACGTTCTTTGCTTCCATAGGTATTGCAATTATTCCCTATGCCAAGGCAAGGGCTGAGGCATCTTCCATCCAATGCAACACCGGCATACTGGAAAGACCCGAACGGTTAATAATATTGTTTATCGGATTGCTTTTTAATCTTTTACCTTATGTTGTTATAATCCTTGCAGTGTTAACCCACGTAACGGTTATTCAAAGGATTCTCTTTGTAAAGAAAAGTACTGACACGATTAAAGGCGAATTCCAATAGTCAAATAACAAATTCCAAATTGTTTGTGATTTGGAAGATTGGTTATTGGTTATTTGCCCCTTGCCCCTCTTGCCGCGCTGTCATATTAAAAATCTCTTCTTTCAGTAAATCCTTAGCCATTTCTTTTGGAATATTATTTTTTATGACAACGCCTTTTGAAAAGAGCATGGCTTTGTTTGCACCAAAAGCAATTCCAATATCCGCCTCTCTGGCTTCGCCTGGACCATTGACTTCACATCCCATGATGGCAACGTTTAAGTGCCCATCAAAATGGTTAATTTCCTTTTCAAAATTATCAACTATTTCCATTAGATTTGTTTTACATCTTCCGCAGGTCGGGCATGATATAATATTTATTCCTCGTTTTCTGAGCCCCAAGTTTCTCAGTATATGGTAGGCCGCATCAACTTCATAGACAGGATTGCCGGTCAAAGAAACCCGTATGGTGTCGCCGATACCTTCATAGAGAAGTATCCCAATACCGAGAGCGGATTTAATAACACCTGAGAAAATTGGCCCAGCCTCGGTGATTCCGACATGGACGGGATAGTCAGATACTTCTGAAAATTTTTTATTGGCCTCTATCGTCTGAAAGATGTCTGATGCTTTCAATGAAACCTTCAGTTCGGTCCAGCCCGAATCTTCGAACATTTTTGTATAATAAAGTGCGCTTTCAACCATGGCATCTGCGTTTGGTTTCCCATGCTTTTTCAGTATTCTCTTCTCTATGGACCCAACGTTGATACCTATTCGCACAGGGGTTTTTGTTTCTTTTGCACAACGGATGACTTCTTTTACCTTCCTTACGTTATTGATCGTGCCAGGATTTATCCTTATGGCATTAATACCTAATTCCATGGCCTTGAGTGCGATCTTGTGGTTGAAATGGATATCGCCAATCAGCGGCATGTTAATTTCTTTTTTGAAAAACGGGATGATTTTGCATGTATCTTCCTGCGGCAGGGCCATCCTTATCAGCTCACATCCGGCTTTTTTCAACTCTCTTGCCTGGTTCAATGTTTCCTGAATATTATCCGGGTCTGTTTTGAGCATTGATTGAACAACTATAGGGCTGTCTCCCCCGACCGATATTTTACCGATTTGGATTTTTTTTGTCTTTTTTCTTTCCATTTATACAGTCCTGTGTTGATTTTTTTAGACTATTTCATATTCACAATATTTCTGCCGGTGAATCAATTGTATACCTTGCATTTATTGATTGTCAATGTGAGAATGTGTATTGTGAAAAGTTATATGTAATGAATTGGACAAGTACACTCTTGTATTGTAAATTATGGAATATTATCACTGCAAAGGATAAAAATTATAATTTTGAATGAATTATGGAGTATTGAGCGATGAGTGAGCTTGCAAGACTCAGACAGAAGATCAGTGAACTTGAAAAATCTGAGGCAGAGCTGAGGCGTGTAGAAAAGGCCTTGCGGGAAAGCGAGGAGCGGTATAGGTCGCTCATTAAACAATCGTCAGACGGGGTCTACATATTTGATCCTAATTCAGGGAAAATCCTCGAGGCAAATAATCAGTTTTTAAAAATGCTCGGTTATTCTGAAGATGAGATTCTGCACCTCTCGATGTACGAAATTGTTACATTGGACAGGGCAACCATAGACATAAATATCCAGAAGGTATTTCAGAACAGGGAATATTTATCCGGCTTACGCCAGTATGTATCAAAGAATGGTAAACTTATTGATGTGGAGATAAGCTCCACGTTGATCAGTTATGGCGATTCCCACGTTATAATGGTGAATGTTCGAAATGTCACAGAGCGGTTGAAGACGGAAAATGAGCTTAAAAAGCAGGCAGACAGGTTAAGAGAACAGGCTGAATTGCTCGATATTGCGGAGGATGCAATAATTGTGAGTGATATCAGCGGAACAATTATATTCTGGAATCATGGTGCCGTGGAAAGATATGGATGGTCAAAGGATAAAGCCTTTGGTAAAAATATTCATGAACTCCTGAAAACGGAATTTCCTGAACCGTTTGATAATATAAAAAAGGAATTATTTGAAAAGGGACGCTGGGAGGGCGAGCTTACTCATAAAAGCATTGGAGGGAAAAGGATTATCGTTGAAAGCCGTTGGGCTTTAAGAAAAGATGTAAATAATAATCCAGTTGCCATTATGGAGATTAATAATGACATCACAAAATATAAGCAGGCCGAAGAAGCATTACAGAAAGCAAAGGATGGGCTTGAACACAGGGTAGGGGAGCGAACCGCCGAATTGAGAGGGGCCAACGAAAGACTCGTTCTTGAACTAAACAGGCGAAAACTTATTGAAGAAATGCTCCGCAAAGGAGCTGAGCGGTATAAAAACCTGTTTGAAAATTCCCCTATCGGCATCTACCGGACCAATCCGGATGGCCGCATACTTATGGCGAACCCGACCCTTGTGAGGATGCTCGGTTATAATTCATTTAATGAACTGGCATCATCTTCTTCAAAAAAGGCAGATTATGAGCCGACGTATCTGAAAAAGAAGATCAAGAAGAGGCTTGAAAAGGGGGAGCGGGTCAGGGGTTTTGAAGCAAAATGGAAACGTCACGACAATAGCGTTATTTATGTTCGCGAAAACGCAAAGGCGATCCGGGCAGCCGATGGAGCAGTCCTGTATTACGAAGGGACTGTTGAAGATATAAGCGAGCAGAAAAAAGCTGAAGAGAAAATAGATTCCTATCAAAAACAACTGCGGTCTTTAGCCTCTGACCTGTCTCTGGCCGAAGAGCGAGAAAGACGTCGCATAGCAACAATACTTCATGACCATATCGGTCAGATCCTCGCTATTTCAAAGATAAAACTCGGCGCACTGCTCGAACTGGCAAAAACAAGTACTTTTATAGATAATTTAAAAGAGGTTCGTGAACACATAGAGCAGGCAATCCGTTACACAAGGTCACTAACTTTTGAGCTCAGCCCGCCGATCCTCTATGAATTGGGGCTTGAAGCTGCGCTGGAGTGGCTTACGGAGCAGGTCCATGAGCAGCACGCCATCATGTATGAGTTTGAAAACGATAACCATCCAAAACCGGTAAGCGATGAAATCCGTGTTTTTCTCTTTACCGCCGTCCGTGAGCTGCTTGTGAATGTAGCAAAACATGCGGGCGCACAAAAAGTTAAGGTAACAGTGAGAAGAATAGGCGATACTATTTCAATCCATGTTGCCGATGATGGGATTGGTTTCAGTGTCTCCAGGATGAATTCCTATCTGGATAAAAATAAAGGGTTTGGACTTTTCAGTATTCGGGAGAGACTGAGTCATTTAGGGGGACAAATGGATATCCGGTCACAGAGAGGACGCTCAGCCAGGATTTGCCTTGTAGCGCCTCTCGCACCTGAAATAAAAAAAAGGGGAATATAATATGAGTACAAGAATTCTTTTAGCGGATGACCATAAAATCATAAGGGAAGGTCTCCGGGCTTTGTTGGAAAAGGAGCCGGACATGGAGGTTGTAGGTGAAGCTCAAGACGGTTTGACAACCATAAAATTAGCAAAAAAGCTGCTGCCAAATATTATTATTATGGATATAGGGATGCCCGATATGAACGGTATTGATGCAACGCGACAGATATTTTCAGAGACACAGGGGATAAAGGTGATAGCCCTTTCCATGCACTCTGACAGAAGGTTTGTCCTTCAGATGTTAAAGGCAGGCGCTTCCGGATACCTTTTAAAAGACAGCGCCTTTGAGGAGCTGGCATTGGCCATAAAAACTGTCATGGCTGGGCAACCCTATTTGAGCCCCAAAATAACGGATGTGGTTATCAAAGAGTATATTGTCTCTCTTCCAAAGAATGAAGAATCAGTTTTTACAAAAATCACTGTAAGGGAAAGGGAGGTGCTCCAACTCCTTGCAGAGGGAAAGGCAACAAAGCAGATAGCCGCATTTTTGAATGTGAGCGTTAAAACCATAGAAACCCATCGCCAGCAGATCATGGAGAAACTTGACATTCACAGCGTAGCGGAATTGACCAAGTACGCAATCAGGGAGGGTCTTACCTCCCTCGAACCATAAGAAATTCATTAAGACCGCTCAAACCGTTTTAACCCTTTGAGCATTTAAAATGAAGAGGGGGCGACCCCCTTACGGGGACAGGTGTGAGTTCCCGGTCAAGACAATGAGCCTTAGCACGTGCAGCGTGCGAGAGGGGAAGGCTCCGGCAGCTTTGCTGCTGGAGGGGGCGACGTAAGCCCCGATAATAGTGAAAAAATGAACGAAATGATTGTATGGCTCTCTCAGGTTTTTCGAAGATGAAAATCAGGAATTTCCTGATTGTTACCTCGGTGATAATAAATTACCGTATACTTTATACTACAAAGTGTTATATTGTGAAAACATTCTCTTGACAATATACCCTGATAATTATATGAAATACGAAACAAAAAAACCTTCGAGGAGGCAGGCCTATGATGGATAAATGGACGTTCGGCTTAACCATGCTTGTAGTCGGGATGGGCGGAACAATTGTAACCCTCATTCTTTTCAGTTTTATCATGTCGGCTTTGAAAAAGATTTTTCCGTACAAAAAAGAAGACTAAAAGGGAAGGAGGGAAGGTATATGATTGATGCAATGTTAGGCGGTTTATCCGGACTTATAGCAGGTTTTGCAGCGCTTCAATGGTCAAATGCGTTAATGATGATAATCGGTGGAACTCTCCTTTATCTCGGCATTAAAAAAGATTTTGAACCGTTACTTCTCGTTCCGATTGGTTTCGGGTGTATTATTGTGAATGTTCCTCTTGCAGATCTTATGGAAAAAGAAGGCTTTCTCAGGACCCTCTATGATATGGGTGTTATAACGGAATTGTTCCCCTTGCTCATTTTTGTCGGTATCGGGGCCATGACGGATTTCAGGCCTGTACTTGAAAGCCCCTATACTTTTCTATTGGGGGCCGCAGGGCAGCTCGGTATATTCCTGGTACTTCTTATTGCCCTTTGGATGGGTTTTCCCTATAACGAAGCTGTCACCATCGGAATCATAGGCGCCTGCGACGGGCCAACAGTTATCTTTGTAGCATCCAAATATGCAAAGGAACTGCTTGGTCCATGCACGGTTGCGGCATACTCGTATATGTCATTAGTACCGGTGCTTCAACCGCCGATTATGAGGATGCTCACCACAAAGAAAGAACGTGAGACTATCATGAAGACACACAAGAAGACTGTTTCAGATACCACAGCCCTCCTTTTCCCTGTTGTCATCACCGTAGTGGGCGGACTTATTGCACCGATGGG
It encodes:
- a CDS encoding phospholipid carrier-dependent glycosyltransferase, whose translation is MKILLPVICILCVSLFLCNLGVRDFWAPDEGDFAEIVTELKDDFTVPHLNGTPYGEKPPLFYYITYASKNILSFTKDEVSMRFSTAVFAIAGVIFFLLTTWKFFDSKNAMFSSLILLSAPLYYWQARYLQVDMIFSVFVAGSLLSFFWFYYTEKKGFFYLFFLLM
- a CDS encoding ribonuclease HI family protein — its product is MAWHIYIDGASSGNPGEAGAGIIAFDEKGNEILNESIYLGHMTNNMAEYSALIVALQKAEEASVHDLFIYTDSQLVAYQIQGKYKVKNHQLSKYVKKAKTIIKHFNNFDIQYIPRTENRLADKLAKNGVNKKG
- a CDS encoding C4-type zinc ribbon domain-containing protein; translation: MEHELKTIHEAQQLDTQIIEKEKKLVSAPMMIEAMDQEIEELKSKILKEKEIIDELEKERRKKEKELDIDKEKIKKHESKLYEVKTNKEYQALLKEIETAKATNDKTEEDILILMEKVEELKKDFEHLSAQLKKSEKEFEQKKNKLLKEVETIDKDVRKLKEERDNLLSIVSKNLKATYRTLIEKRAGTAVVNLKNGVCLGCFMNIPPQLFIEATKNRQLILCPSCNRIFYFQEEFEEQ
- a CDS encoding NADP-dependent malic enzyme, producing MEASKVTKEELIEKAKKPAQDAMKMHPFYKGKIEIVPKCVIRDIKDFAIWYTPGVAEPCMDIYRDPEKVFQHTNKANMVGIVTDGTRVLGLGDIGPMAALPVMEGKALLFKYLGGVDAFPICLDTKDPDEIIRTVKIISPTFGGINLEDIANPKCFYILDRLRAEASIPVWHDDQQGTAAVTLAGLINALKVVKKRIEDVKITMIGIGAANVCITKMIIKAGADPKKFLVVDSKGILSRKRDDIKPTHKEKLEFCQITNAENRDGDMEEAIKGQDVVIALSKPGPDTIKKEWISQMADDGIVFVCANPIPEIWPWEAKEAGARVVATGRSDFPNQVNNSVGFPAIFRGTLDVMARTITDEMCIAAAYELAKCAEDKGLREDYLLPTMDEWEIFPREAVAVAKKAMEQGVARLKFTEKELFQMAETKIKRARDEVGLLMDKGIIEAYVE
- a CDS encoding fumarate hydratase, whose protein sequence is MREIHVDKIVSAIEKLFIDANYNLSDNVLDALSKAAEREGSPVGKEVIKELIVNANLAREEHIPICQDTGLAVTFMEIGQDAHIVGGSLVDAVAEGVRRGYKDGYLRKSCCDPLTRKNTGDNTPPIVHTKIVPGDKIKIVALPKGGGSENYGEARMLVPSQGKDGVKSFVLDMVNKGGPNPCPPIIVGVGIGGNFETSALLSKEALMVPLGKRSNDPVIAAIELELLDEINKTGIGPQGYGGTVTALDVHIKMMPCHIASLPVAVNIQCHAHRIKEVII
- a CDS encoding Fe-S-containing hydro-lyase, translated to MEIKKITTPLEDSVIEGLKAGEKVFLSGYIYTARDTAHKRFIDALEKGEKLPLDIKGQIIYYCGPSPAPPGKVIGACGPTTSSRMDTYAPRLLSLGLKGMIGKGKRSQPVKDAIKQYKSIYFGATGGAGALLSKSVVSSEIIAYEELGPEAVRKLEVKDLPLFVINDIHGNDLYEAGIQRYKK
- a CDS encoding inositol-3-phosphate synthase, with protein sequence MGEIRIGVVGVGNCASSLIQGLNYYSKKKDEVIGLMHYEICGYRPEDLKIVAAFDIDKRKVGSPIEEAIFANPNCTKTIEKDIPKSNVFVSMGHALDGISPHMKDYPENRTFVLSDKKPEDVVSVLREKNVEILINYLPVGSEEAARFYARCCLESGASLVNCIPVFIASDKDWVKKFEEKKIPIVGDDVKSQIGATIVHRALVKLFDDRGVKIDRTYQLNTGGNTDFLNMLNRDRLVSKKISKTEAVQSSLSIPISSENIHIGPSDYVPWQNDNKVCFIRIEGRIFGDIPINLELRLSVEDSPNSAGCMIDAIRCCKVARDRKVGGVLESISAYTMKHPLNQFPDNEAREMVEAFIKGERER
- a CDS encoding CDP-alcohol phosphatidyltransferase family protein, coding for MISAKIGHALDPVFLKIYSLFFKNKVINPNVFTIAGMVFAIISSFCIAFGFLLFGAIFLLVSGFFDLMDGALARNTGNVTIFGAFLDSVLDRYSDLFIMFGLFIFFAMQGDTLYAILTFFASIGIAIIPYAKARAEASSIQCNTGILERPERLIILFIGLLFNLLPYVVIILAVLTHVTVIQRILFVKKSTDTIKGEFQ
- the ispG gene encoding flavodoxin-dependent (E)-4-hydroxy-3-methylbut-2-enyl-diphosphate synthase; translation: MERKKTKKIQIGKISVGGDSPIVVQSMLKTDPDNIQETLNQARELKKAGCELIRMALPQEDTCKIIPFFKKEINMPLIGDIHFNHKIALKAMELGINAIRINPGTINNVRKVKEVIRCAKETKTPVRIGINVGSIEKRILKKHGKPNADAMVESALYYTKMFEDSGWTELKVSLKASDIFQTIEANKKFSEVSDYPVHVGITEAGPIFSGVIKSALGIGILLYEGIGDTIRVSLTGNPVYEVDAAYHILRNLGLRKRGINIISCPTCGRCKTNLMEIVDNFEKEINHFDGHLNVAIMGCEVNGPGEAREADIGIAFGANKAMLFSKGVVIKNNIPKEMAKDLLKEEIFNMTARQEGQGANNQ